From the Nostoc sp. PCC 7107 genome, the window CAAAAAAGATATATCACTATCTGCGGTATTGTATGCGTTAGGCGACCCCGTGCGGCTAGAGATTGTGCGGTTGTTGGCAACCAAAGGAGAGCAATGCTGTGCGGATTTTGATTTTGCGATCGCCAAATCTACCATGTCCAACCACTTTAAGATTTTGAGAGAGTCGGGTGTAGTCTTGACTCATAAAGAGGGAACCCAGCACATTAATCAATTGCGGCGCGAAGATTTAGAAATGCTCTTTCCTGGTTTATTAGAAGCAGTATTGCGATCGGCACAACCATTGTTTTTGTGTCAAAAGTCAATGGTCAAGAGTCAATAATAAATTTTCAGACTTCAGACTTTTTCACCCTATGTCATCATAGTTAAGGTGAACACATTCGGGAGATAAGACCACGGTTTACGCACGCCCTTTAGCACGGTTAATCGAACAGTTGCAACGTCTACCAGGAGTAGGCCCCAAATCAGCCCAGCGACTGGCTTTGCACATTTTGAAGCGACCAGAAGCAGAAGTAGAGGCTCTGGCGCAAGCGTTGGTTGACGCAAAAAAACAAATAGGCTTGTGTTCAGTCTGCTTTCACTTATCTGCGGAGCCAGTTTGTGAAATCTGCCGCAATCCCAACCGCGACAATCAAACCATCTGCGTTGTAGCTGATTCGCGGGATGTGATTGCGCTGGAAAAAACCCGCGAATACAAAGGTAAATATCACGTTTTAGGTGGAGTGATTTCCCCAATGGATGGAATTGGCCCAGAACAGTTGAATATCCAACCTTTGGTGCGACGGGTGAGTCAGCAAAAACCCCAAGAAGTGATTTTAGCAATCAGTCCGAGTATAGAAGGGGAAACCACCACACTGTATATTGGTCAACTACTAAAACCTTTTACAAAGGTGACACGAATTGCCTTTGGTTTACCTGTAGGTGGAGATTTAGAGTACGCCGATGAAGTAACCTTGGCCAGAGCCTTAGAAGGACGGCGAGAGTTAGATTAGTTTTTCGGCTCAGATTGAAACTTCATTTGACTATTGACTATTGTCTAAAAGTTGGTTCCAGGCTGTAACTACTCGTTGTAACTTTGTGGGTAAGTTATTTTGTGAAATATCGTTATATTGCACTGTACCTACTCTGCTGCTCAGAGTGTAGGTAACATAATCTGCCGCATTGGCTGGTGCTGGATAACTCACATTTCTAAAGTCCCATTTAGTGCGTTGTAGCAATTCTTCAAATTGTTGTACTTGTTGGCGAGAAATGCGGCGCACACTACGTTCGGAATCATTAGCATCACCAATGCGTACGCGAATCAAACTCCCGTCATTGAGTAAGACTGTTTGGTAGGTTCTCCCAGCAAAACCACCGCTGGAGATGTGGCGGAATACTATACCTTGATCTAAAGGTGGAGGTAATTCACTGGTGGGAATGGGTTTTGCTATGTTAGTTGAACTCTCATTTTGAGACACCTTGACGCGTGAACCATCGTTATCTGATAAGAACACCCAGCGCTGATTTGCTGCACCTACAGTTACTTGCCAACCAGAGACAACGATGGGATCACAAGGATAGGGAGGAGTGGAGCGATCGCAACCATCTGACCAATCTGTTGCTTTAAAATTTAGAATAGATAGCGATCGCGCTGATAATCCTGAAACTTCTTGTGCTTGTTGTAAAACTGCTTCTCGAATTTTTCTCGGTAATTCATTTTGTGATGAATTATTTGCCGAAGCTAAACGTAAAGAACGCCCATTATTATTAGTATGATAAGTCCACTTTTGTCTACCATTAGATACTACGACTAGCCAACCAGGAACTAATGCTTGAGTACAAAATTCATTTGGTTGTGGTAGTTCTAAACAACCATTGCGCCAAGTCTTTTGACTATAATTAACAACTTGCAATTCTCCTCTCGATGTTCTGACTCTGCTGGCTAAATCTCTTAGCACCGCATTAGAGACTGATGGTGGTAAGCGATTTGGTTTATTTTTATCTGCGTAAACTTCATTGGTAGTTGCAGGTGGAAAGTTTGTTGGGTTAGCTATGGCACTTTTGATCAGGGTTAACCCACTACCAACAGACAAAATACTAGTCAAAATTAAGGCGGTAAAAATTCGGGCTTGATTGGTTGTTTGCGGATTTTTTAGCATAAGTTTCATAAATAAAGTGCCTCTATTAGTCAATATTTAAGGCATTAAAAACTGATATCTAGTAATTAATGACAAAAAATGTACAGTCCCAAAATTATATGTATTTGGGATTGTTAAAAAGTCTGTCTTGTGAAGCAGACATGAGGAGAGACGCTGGTATACGGATGGTTTGTTCCTGTATTTTTACCAAAAATTAACAAGATTAAAAATACGTTTATAAATAAATTGCAATTAGTATATGATGCTTTGTTAAGCACTCACTGCTTGGTTTTCAATTAATTGATTATGAGAAATATCAAACCTAATAGTAGTTGCTGCCCAGTTTTTTAAATCTGGTGCTAACCAAACTAGCTGGCTCAGAACTTCATTATTAACCCACAATATTACAGGAAAATGCAAATTTTTGCGAAACTCATCTCGCATGAGATTTGTACTGATCAGCATTTGTGGGATTGCTACAACAGATTCTAAACCATGCACCATCAAAGCTTGAGGTTGCGAGATATCGATAGTATTTGTGATAGTTGTATAAAGTGTTTCATCTGTAGGCAATAATCTCATTTCTTGAATTTCTACAGATGACAATTCTTGTAAAAATTTCAGTATCTGCTGTTGTTGAGGAATAGAGTCGCAACAGGCTAATATCAAAGAAAATTCTCCCTCTGCAACCTTCATCGCTCTTGCTAACCTCTCAACTGCTGCAAGATTATTGCCTAAATTATCTGCGGAGTTACTAGTAATATTCATTACATACCTTGCACCAAGTCTTCAAGATGGCTTATTTATATAGTGAAGTTACTTATTTGTTTGTTACTTGTATTACGAGTACTAGGATAAGTTTTCTTGTTGTAAGAAATAGCATAATCCTAAATGTCGAATATTAGGTAAATAAGTCAATATTTGTATACATATACTTTATCTAATTTTATGTAACTATAATTACAATGCTACTAAAGCAACAGGGAATAAGCAGACACAAAGACTAATGACACTAAACAAACCTGAAACCCTTATGATGGATGGGTATAAGGGTATATGAGTGTAGGGAAGAACTGTTATGTCTGGGCAGATGTCTAAGCAACTTCTGCTCAGACATAGCAGTCATTTTTCCATGTTTTCTTTTGTCTGTAACCAAATATGAAAAAATTTGCCAAGTGGTGTGTTGAGTTATTTGTCTGGAATCTGTATCACAGCCGGAAACAAGCTTTTTTCGCCGTTATAGTTGTTCTCAGTGCGATCGCTACATTCCTACTTTCATTTCCCATTGCGGCGCAAAATCTGCCGACGCGTTCAGAATTAAGGGGAGTATGGTTAACAAATATTGATAGTGAGGTGTTGTTTGAACGCAGTCGTCTGAAGAATGCTTTGCAGCGCCTGGATGAATTAAACTTCAATACAGTTTATCCGGCGGTATGGAATTGGGGATACACATTATATCCCAGCAAAGTAGCGGCAAAAGTAATTGGGCGATCGCTTGATCCCACACCAGGGTTGCAAGGACGCGATATGCTCAAAGAAATTGTCGATGAGGGACATAAACAAGGGTTAACAGTGATTCCCTGGTTTGAATTTGGGTTTATGGCTCCCGCAGATTCTTCATTAGCTAAAAATCGCCCCCAATGGCTGACAAGTCGCAGCAATGGCACAAAAATTGTCAAAGAAGGCATACATGATAGAGTTTGGTTAAATCCCTTCCACCCAGATGCACAGAAATTTATCCAAGATTTAATCGTAGAAATTGTCCGCAACTACGACATTGATGGGATTCAATTTGATGACCATTTCGGCTTGCCTTCAGAGTTAGGCTACGATGCGTATACAGTTGCACTGTATAAAAAAGACCATCGGGGAAAAGCACCATCGAAAAATCCCAAAGATCCTGAATGGGTGCGTTGGCGGGCGAATAAAATCACCGACTTTATGAAGCGGGTGTTCACAGCTATTAAAACTACAAAAAAGAACTGTTTAGTTTCTGTTGCGCCTAATCCTCAGCGTTTTTCTTACGAATACTTTTTAGCTGACTGGCAAAAATGGGAACGTCTGGGACTTGTGGAAGAATTGGTGTTGCAGATATATCGAGATGACTTGAATGTGTTTATCAAAGAATTAGAGTATCCAGAAGTAAAAACTGCCCGCAGTCATATTCCTGTGAGTATTGGCATTATCACTGGGTTAAAGAACAAATCAATTCCATTTGCCCAAATTCAAAACCAGCTGCAGAAAGTCCGCGATCGCAACTTTGCTGGTGTCTCTTTCTTTTTCTACGAAAGTCTGTGGAATCTCAGCAAAGAATCAGCCTCAGCACGCCAAGCCAGTTTACAGAAAATGTTCCCCACACCAGCAAATTACCCAAATTTATTAGCGGGCTGGAAACCGTAGACAAGGCAAATCTAAACTAAGTCCGCCGATCAAGGGTTGGGAACCCGCGTAGGCGGGTTTTTTCTTTATAGCCGCTATATGTAGTGATACCTTTTCGTGAAATGGGTTCCATAAGTCAAGCTGTAGATATATGACTAGTGGCACTAATATTGGTAGGCTGATTAATCTAAATTTCTTTGCAATTATGCAACGTTTGTCGCAATTTGCTAGGGTTGCTCCCAGACATCGACGGCTTTTGATTTTATCACTAGGGCTATTAGCTTTAGTTGCTGCTCATGGAATGGCGCTGATCTACCGTATTCAGCCGGGAGTTTCTTTATGGTTTCCGCCATCTGGGGTAGCGATCGCCCTTAGTTTCTGGTTTGGCATAGATGGTATCATCCTCACAGGTCTTGCATCTTTCCTCATGTCTCCTTTTTGGGGATTGTATGGTTGGGAGCAGTGTATTAGTTTCACCGATGTTGTAGAACCTCTAGTTGCTTGGTTACTTTACTGTCGTCTTTGGAAAGGTTCTCTCATATTTAATTCCCTCAAAGACGCGGCTATTTTTACCTTAAGTGTACCTTTAATAGCCAGCACTAGTTTAGCTGTAGTCGGTAGTTTAACTTGGGTAGCCATAGGCAAAATGCCCATTACTAACCTAACTACCAGTATTACTCATTGGTGGTTAGGTAATGCGATCGGGATTATGGGGATTACACCGACAATTTTGCTAATATTAACTCCTTATCTGCAATCTTGGGGTTGGTTATCTCGTTCTCAAATATCAGATTCTGCATCACCAGCTTTCAGATTTCTAGCCTGTCGTCCTCTCTTAATAGAAGTCAGCACTATCTTATTTTTATGTATTAGCATTGCGTCTGTGACTGTTTCGGAAGTTTCCGCAAATAGCAACACAGATTTTCGGTTTCAACAGTTATCTTTTTTGAGCTTTATTCCCGTAATGTGGGCTGCTACACGTTTCGGAGTCTCTACGGGAATGATCATCTCTACATTTTCAATATTAATAACGCTTTTTTCTTATTTATTAATATATCCTAATGCGATATTATTACCGCGTTTTCCAGTACAGCCAGAAGTTTTACACGTTCACAAATTAAGTCTCTTGGTGCAATCTATGGTGACTTTATTAGTCGGAGTTGCCATTACAGAAAGAGCAAAAATTCAAGTGGAATTGGCTATAGAAAAATTCAGAATCGGAGAATATCAAGCTCGTGCTGAATTATCAGAAAAACTCATTCAACTCAATGATTCTTTAGTGCAAACCAATGTTCATTTAGAAGACTCCAATCGAGAAAAAGATAAATTATTAAAAGCTGAAAAAGCTTTACGTAATCGCCTCAGCAATATTTTAGAAAGTATGACAGATGCTTTTATAGCAGTTAATCAAGATTGGCAAATAACATACATTAATCAACAAGCTGCAAATATTCAAGGTGTAAAACCAGAAACTATAGTTGCTCAAAATTATTGGGAGCAATGGCCAGGAATGCAAGGTCAAGAATTTGAGCGTGAATATTATCGGGCGATCGCAGAATCAATACCTGTACATTTTGAAGCATTATATATCCCGAAAAATATGTGGTTAGAAATTCACGCTTACCCTTTTGAAGATGGTCTAGGTATATTCTTTCGGGATATTACTGAGCGCAAAGAAGCAGAAGTAGAACGCGCAAATATTTTAGCAAGAGAACAATCTGCCCGCAGTGAAGCGGAAAAGGCTAATAAAATAAAAGATGAATTTATTGCCGTTCTTTCTCATGAATTGCGGACTCCGTTGAATCCTATTTTAGGTTGGGTAACACTACTCAGAAGACGCAATTATGAAGATGATAAGCTGACACATGGATTAGAAACTATTGAACGCAATGCTAAATTACAAATTCAACTGATTGAAGACTTATTAGATATTTCTCGGATTCAACAAAGAAAGATAATTTTAAATCTTCAGCCTGTAAATTTAATTGAGATTTTGCAAGCATCTCTAGACACTGTTGCTTTAGCTGTTGAGGCAAAGAAACTGCAAGTTAACAAAATATTTCATGTTGATACAGCATGGGTTACAGGTGATGCTGAACGCTTACAGCAGATAATTTGTAATTTACTTTCCAACGCCATTAAATTTACTCCTGCTGCTGGTAAAGTAGAAATTATTTTGGAGCAAGTTGATACCTTTGCTCACATTCAAATTCAAGACAACGGTAAAGGTATTAGTCCAGAATTTCTGCCATTCGTATTTGATTATTTTCGGCAAGCTGATGGCACAATCACCCGTCAATTTGGTGGTCTAGGATTAGGTCTAGCAATTGTGCGCCATCTCACAGAACTGCATGGTGGAACTGTACAAGCCGAAAGTCTAGGGGAAGGAATGGGTGCAAAATTCACAGTTCAATTACCCCTGATGTTGGATTTTATTCCACAGAACAAAAACACTGCAACTGTTCATCATGACTTAAACTTAGCCGGGTTACATATTTTGGTGGTAGATGATGATTTAGATACAGGAAAGTTTTTGACTGTGGTATTAGAGCAATTGGGTGCTAAAGTGAGTGCGATCGCATCTGGTAGCCAAGCATTAGAATTTCTCGCAACCAGTAAAGCAGACATACTGTTAAGCGATATCGGAATGCCAGGAATTGACGGATATATGCTAATGCGTCTGATTCGCGCCCTCCCACCCGAACGAGGCGGACAAATACCCGCGATCGCCCTCACAGCCTACGCAGGTGAGATAAATCAACAACAGGCTTTAGCCGCTGGGTTTCAAATCCACTTAGTTAAACCTGTTGAACAACCACAATTGCTAAAAGCGATCGCCCAAATTTTGCCTAACTTATAGCAGTCCCACCTCGGAATAAATTCCAAGTCTCATACCGCAAGTCTTCTAAAGAAGACTCAAAGAGAAATGGATTCCAGTCTACTTCAGTAGACTTTGGCTATCAGCCTGGAACTTTAGTTCAAGGCGGGATACAGTTTCATACTGTAAATTTTCGATTTGTTTGTACACAATAGGGAGTTAAAAAAGTCTATTTTCCAGCAGGAAGCGGTAGTTCTATCCCTAATTTGTCGCCTATTTCCATAACATTATTTGTAAAATCTGTCATACCTGCAATGGGAGCAGCAATTAAAGTAGCAGCAGTTAGTAAAGCTATGAGACGCTTTTTAAGTTTGGTTTTATTCCGTTCTGGTTCTGGCTTGCGAATTTCTGCTTCTACATCATCAATATCTATGATGATTTCTTCTCGGTCATCTGGGGGGAATTGGGCGGCGGTTTGGCGCAGGTTGCCGATGAGTTGCAGAATTTCGGTAATGTTTGCGCCACTGGTTTGAGTGAAATCAGACGCTTGCTGACTGGCTTTGTCTTGGACTTGGTTGGCAAAGATACCGATGTTTGAGTTTTGAAAGTTGTTTGTGTTTTGTGTCATAGGTTTATATTCTGCTTGGTTGTTATTGTAAATCTGGTTAACAATTGTGAGGCGATCGCGCTCTAACTCATCTCTTTGTAATTTCTGACGCGATTCTAATGATTCGTAACCGTCTAAAAGTTGACGTAAATTCAGTTTTAATTTTAATTTGCCAATGGTGAATGTGCTTTCCCCCATTGATTCCTGTCCCAAGAGTTCTTGATAGTCGGGGGGTGGATGATTGGGATAACCAGGGACAGGAACCCATTCGCTGATTTCAAGATTAGGAAGACTCGTGTGGATTTTCTTGAAGTCATGGCGGAGGATGCTGAGAAATGAACGGCGGGTTTCTTTGCGTCCGCTAATGGTGATGAAGATTTTTTTGTCTTCAGGGTCGGCTTTTATCCGTGCAATGTTATAGATTTCGTTATTTTCTTGATATTGCAGCATTACGCCACTGCGCCAATAGACTTGGTTATAGATTTTTTCGTGGGTGTTGACGATAAAGCGAGAGATAATGCTATTGGGAAGAATGCGGTAATGGTATTGAAATTCCAGGGTTTCGCCTTCTAATTCTGTTTCCGCTGGTTGGTCTTTGGGTAGAAGTCCTGCAATTAGGAATTTTGGCGGGTGACATTCTAGGGCAAAGCAAAGCTCAAATTCTTTCATCAGCCCAATCAGATAATTGTGGCGCTGGATGGGGTAACGTTGTGGATTGAGAATACGTCTCAGGTCGGCGAGTGTGAAAATGCCTTTGGTTTGAGTTTTGAGAATTTCATCGCTGAGAAGTGCGTAAATGCCTTCTGTCACCCAGTTGGGTTTGAGGACGTTGGTATCTTTAAGGATAGGATGGTCGCGGAAGTTGAGAACTAAGCCGAGTCGATGCAGCAAGTCGATGAGTTGTTCTTGGTTTTGTTCTTCGGGAATTTTGTTTTTGTAGCAGATGCCGATATAGTTGCTGTAGCTGATGAAGTCTTGGGGCATTGATTCGAGTTGTTGTTTCACCTCAAACCATGAGAGGGGTAGAAGGTCGTAGACTTCTTTGAGGTTGGCAATTTGCTGAAAAATAGCTGTGCGGAGTTCATTAATGCCGATATTATCTTGGCAGGAAGTTTCGATAATGGCTCGGATATTGGGATATTTTTCGCGTAATGCTTTGCGGTTGATGTCCAGGGGTTGTTCGTCTCTTTTGTTGCCTACAATAATCACAGGAGACTGTCCGCCGAAGCTTTCAATTAATTTCAGCCAATATTCAATGCGATTTTCTTCTTCACTGGTGCGACAATTACAAACTAAGAGATAAAGGCTGCGCTTAGTCAAAAAAAACTGATGGGTGGCATGATAAATTTCCTGTCCACCAAAATCCCAAACATTCAAGCGGATGTCTTTGCTATGAATCTGCACGTTCCAAGTTTGGACATTCAGTCCGTCAGTTTGGGGTTGATTTTTATCATATTTATCGCGGATTAGTCGCTCGATGAGGGATGTTTTGCCGACGCTGCCTTGTCCAACAAGCAAGAGTTTAGCTTCATGTAATGGTCGAGTTTTACTTGTGCGAATTTGCCTCAAGTAATTCAAAATCTTTTTGGTCTCTTTTGAATCTAAAATTTCTAAGGGAATCTCGGTTATTTGGTTGTTACTGAGGTCAAGCTGCCTCAGATTGGTTAATTTTACTAGTGCCTCTGGGATTTCGGTGATTTGGTTGCCACCGAGGTCAAGCTGCCTCAGATTGGTTAATTGAGTGATCGCCTCTGGTATCTCTGTTATTTGGTTGTCACTGAGGTAAAGATCCGTCAGATTGGTTAATTGAGTGATCGCCTCTGGTATCTCTGTTATTTGGTTGTCACTGAGGTAAAGTAGCCTCAGATTGGTTAATTGCGCGATCTCCTCTGGTATCTCGCTTATTTGGTTGTTACTGAGGTAAAGCTCCCTCAAATTGGTTAATTGCGCGATCGCTTCTGGTATCTCTGTTATTTGGTTGTTATAGAGGTCAAGCTGCGTCAGATTGGTTAATTGCGCGATCTCCTCTGGTATCTCGCTTATTTGGTTGTTATTGAGAGAAAGCAACCTCAGATTGGTCAATTGAGCGATCTCCTCTGGTATTTCGCTTACTTGGTTGTTACTGAGGGAAAGCAACCTCAGATTGGTTAATTGAGTGATCGCCTCTGGTATCTCGCTTATTTGGTTGTAACTGAGGTTAAGCTGTATCAGATTGGTTAAATTAGCGATCACCTGTGGAATCTCGGTTATTTTATTGTTATGGAGATAAAGCCCTGTCAGATTGGTTAATTTAGCAATCGCCTCTGGAATTTTGGTCAACTTGTTCCCCGACAAGTCTAACTCTCGCCAACCCTTAGCCGCCGCTTGCTCTATCAGTGCTAACAACTCATCCTGCGTCATAATTCCAAGCCAAAGGGTAAAAGGAAAGCAGACTGTTGAAGATGATTTTAGCGGATTAGGGCAAAATTCTATACCATCACTTTGTAGCGATGCCTGCGGTGGTCACTGAGCGACTGGTGAGCGCAGTCGAACCATGTCGAAGTGCGGGCTACGCCAACGCACCTTGAAATTTTGTGATTAGCGATCGCGCCCAGATGATGCGAAAAGGCGATCGCAAAACATAATAATAGCTATCATTACCAATGCTCTATAACTAATCCATCCACATAATCAAAATCTGAATCATCGGTCACAAGTACCCAACCATGTTCCAGACAATGCGCTGCAATCCAAACATCGTTCATAGGAATTGGTCGTCCTTTGCGCTTCAAAGCCGAACGAGTCTGAGCATAGATAAGTGCGGTTCTCTTTTCCACAGGCACAACCGTACAAACTTCCATAAACTCTAAATATCGAGGAAGATTTTTCAACGTTCGAGTCGAGTTTTCAGCCCCAAACAGTAACTCTCCCGCTACTACCACCGACAAAAATATTTCTGGTAATGCTAACACCCTTGAAACAACATCAGGATCACCATTCAAAAAACGTATTGCAACTGAAGTATCTAATGTAATCTCACCACTCATTTAAATCAACCTGACGACAATCAGTTTGAATTGCTTCCTGCAAATCAGCCGCCTCATCATCACTCAAAATACCAGCAAATTTCGCTAGAGGATGATGACTACGTGTTTTCTGAACACGATGCAAAAAATCTAACATTACTTGAACTAACTCGTCTGGAACCTCTGCAAGTTCTTGGATAAGCTGCTCGCGGCTAGTCATACATTTGCGCTCTTTAGCAAAGTTTTATCGCTTAATATTATAACGAATCAGTGAATCAGTCTCATGGTTCGCTTTTACTTTCTGCTGCTAAATATTCAGCAACCGAGAAAACGGGAACCGGCGATCGCATAACTTTACAACTAGTTTCTGGCGATCGCATATTATACCTGTGATTAATTCTTGGCATTCTTTATCAAAACGAGCGATCAAACTTTGACTACTTAACACTCAAATAGAACCAAACAAACTTTGCGCTTCTCTGCGTTTACCTTTGCGCCACTTTGCGTTTAAACTTTCACCATCTCTTACTGATATTCACTTCCATTATCAGTAAACCAAGTAAATAAAGCATAATTTTAACTATGGACTCTTGACCATTAACAATGACCAAAAAGCAAAAATTTCCTTACCT encodes:
- a CDS encoding helix-turn-helix transcriptional regulator; protein product: MRFLYHPDKKDISLSAVLYALGDPVRLEIVRLLATKGEQCCADFDFAIAKSTMSNHFKILRESGVVLTHKEGTQHINQLRREDLEMLFPGLLEAVLRSAQPLFLCQKSMVKSQ
- a CDS encoding glycoside hydrolase family 10 protein, which codes for MKKFAKWCVELFVWNLYHSRKQAFFAVIVVLSAIATFLLSFPIAAQNLPTRSELRGVWLTNIDSEVLFERSRLKNALQRLDELNFNTVYPAVWNWGYTLYPSKVAAKVIGRSLDPTPGLQGRDMLKEIVDEGHKQGLTVIPWFEFGFMAPADSSLAKNRPQWLTSRSNGTKIVKEGIHDRVWLNPFHPDAQKFIQDLIVEIVRNYDIDGIQFDDHFGLPSELGYDAYTVALYKKDHRGKAPSKNPKDPEWVRWRANKITDFMKRVFTAIKTTKKNCLVSVAPNPQRFSYEYFLADWQKWERLGLVEELVLQIYRDDLNVFIKELEYPEVKTARSHIPVSIGIITGLKNKSIPFAQIQNQLQKVRDRNFAGVSFFFYESLWNLSKESASARQASLQKMFPTPANYPNLLAGWKP
- a CDS encoding MASE1 domain-containing protein, with the translated sequence MTSGTNIGRLINLNFFAIMQRLSQFARVAPRHRRLLILSLGLLALVAAHGMALIYRIQPGVSLWFPPSGVAIALSFWFGIDGIILTGLASFLMSPFWGLYGWEQCISFTDVVEPLVAWLLYCRLWKGSLIFNSLKDAAIFTLSVPLIASTSLAVVGSLTWVAIGKMPITNLTTSITHWWLGNAIGIMGITPTILLILTPYLQSWGWLSRSQISDSASPAFRFLACRPLLIEVSTILFLCISIASVTVSEVSANSNTDFRFQQLSFLSFIPVMWAATRFGVSTGMIISTFSILITLFSYLLIYPNAILLPRFPVQPEVLHVHKLSLLVQSMVTLLVGVAITERAKIQVELAIEKFRIGEYQARAELSEKLIQLNDSLVQTNVHLEDSNREKDKLLKAEKALRNRLSNILESMTDAFIAVNQDWQITYINQQAANIQGVKPETIVAQNYWEQWPGMQGQEFEREYYRAIAESIPVHFEALYIPKNMWLEIHAYPFEDGLGIFFRDITERKEAEVERANILAREQSARSEAEKANKIKDEFIAVLSHELRTPLNPILGWVTLLRRRNYEDDKLTHGLETIERNAKLQIQLIEDLLDISRIQQRKIILNLQPVNLIEILQASLDTVALAVEAKKLQVNKIFHVDTAWVTGDAERLQQIICNLLSNAIKFTPAAGKVEIILEQVDTFAHIQIQDNGKGISPEFLPFVFDYFRQADGTITRQFGGLGLGLAIVRHLTELHGGTVQAESLGEGMGAKFTVQLPLMLDFIPQNKNTATVHHDLNLAGLHILVVDDDLDTGKFLTVVLEQLGAKVSAIASGSQALEFLATSKADILLSDIGMPGIDGYMLMRLIRALPPERGGQIPAIALTAYAGEINQQQALAAGFQIHLVKPVEQPQLLKAIAQILPNL
- a CDS encoding leucine-rich repeat domain-containing protein, with translation MTQDELLALIEQAAAKGWRELDLSGNKLTKIPEAIAKLTNLTGLYLHNNKITEIPQVIANLTNLIQLNLSYNQISEIPEAITQLTNLRLLSLSNNQVSEIPEEIAQLTNLRLLSLNNNQISEIPEEIAQLTNLTQLDLYNNQITEIPEAIAQLTNLRELYLSNNQISEIPEEIAQLTNLRLLYLSDNQITEIPEAITQLTNLTDLYLSDNQITEIPEAITQLTNLRQLDLGGNQITEIPEALVKLTNLRQLDLSNNQITEIPLEILDSKETKKILNYLRQIRTSKTRPLHEAKLLLVGQGSVGKTSLIERLIRDKYDKNQPQTDGLNVQTWNVQIHSKDIRLNVWDFGGQEIYHATHQFFLTKRSLYLLVCNCRTSEEENRIEYWLKLIESFGGQSPVIIVGNKRDEQPLDINRKALREKYPNIRAIIETSCQDNIGINELRTAIFQQIANLKEVYDLLPLSWFEVKQQLESMPQDFISYSNYIGICYKNKIPEEQNQEQLIDLLHRLGLVLNFRDHPILKDTNVLKPNWVTEGIYALLSDEILKTQTKGIFTLADLRRILNPQRYPIQRHNYLIGLMKEFELCFALECHPPKFLIAGLLPKDQPAETELEGETLEFQYHYRILPNSIISRFIVNTHEKIYNQVYWRSGVMLQYQENNEIYNIARIKADPEDKKIFITISGRKETRRSFLSILRHDFKKIHTSLPNLEISEWVPVPGYPNHPPPDYQELLGQESMGESTFTIGKLKLKLNLRQLLDGYESLESRQKLQRDELERDRLTIVNQIYNNNQAEYKPMTQNTNNFQNSNIGIFANQVQDKASQQASDFTQTSGANITEILQLIGNLRQTAAQFPPDDREEIIIDIDDVEAEIRKPEPERNKTKLKKRLIALLTAATLIAAPIAGMTDFTNNVMEIGDKLGIELPLPAGK
- a CDS encoding type II toxin-antitoxin system VapC family toxin, translated to MSGEITLDTSVAIRFLNGDPDVVSRVLALPEIFLSVVVAGELLFGAENSTRTLKNLPRYLEFMEVCTVVPVEKRTALIYAQTRSALKRKGRPIPMNDVWIAAHCLEHGWVLVTDDSDFDYVDGLVIEHW